Sequence from the Bacillus mesophilus genome:
AAAGATCTTCTTCGATAACGCTTAGAAGGATGGGTTGGTAATGAATTGCGTTTATCTATAATTTCCATAATAATCACCCCACATATATATATGGTTAATAGCCTTAATAGGTGATGTATCTATTATAATTATGTAGATTAAATCTGGTTTTAGAGGCTGTATGCTGAAAAGAGTTTTAGCTCACATACTCATCCTTTCCTCTTACATTCTATCTATAACCTATTTGGTGTAAAAGGAGAAAGGACTTCATTATGAAAAATGAAGTCCTTTCTATTTATCCTGCGCTTAACATGTTGAACTGTGCTTTAACTAGCTTGTAGTATTCACCTTTTACATCCATTAGTTGAGCATGGTTACCTTGTTCAATAATCTCACCATGATCAAGTACAAATATGTTATCTGCTTCACGAATCGTAGAGAGACGATGTGCAATAATGATTGCTGTTCTATTTTGTAGTAATGTTTTAAGTGCATGTTGGATTTTCACTTCAGTTTCAGTATCAATACTCGCAGTAGCTTCATCTAAAATTAAGATTTTGGGATCTGCAAGTAAAGCACGTGCAAAGGAGATTAATTGTCGTTCTCCTACAGATAGGATGTTACCTCTTTCCTCAACCTCTGTTAAGTATCCATTCGAAAGCTTTTCAATGAAAAGATTCGCACCAACTGCCTGAGCAGCCTTCACTACTTCTTCATCAGACGCTTCCGGGTTACCAAAGCGGATATTATCCATAATAGTTCCTGAGAAGATAAATGTGTCTTGTAGGACAACACTTATTTGTGAACGTACACTCTCAAGCGTTACATCCTGTAGGTCTACTCCATCAATTTTTACTGAACCACTAGTTGGATCGTAGAAACGACTCACTAGGTTAGCAATCGTCGTTTTTCCTGAACCTGTGTGGCCAACAAGAGCAACAGTTTGACCTGCCTTCATTTCAAGTGAAATACCTTTTAAAGCTTTTCGCTTTTCATCATAGGCAAATTCTACTGAATCAAACTCAATACGTCCTTTGATGTTCTCTAAACGTTCAGCGTTATCTTTTTCAGCCACATTAGGCTTTTCATCTAGGAACTCAAAAATACGTTCAGATGATGCCATTGCCATTAAAAGCTGATTATAGATTTGACCAATACGTGAAATAGGCTCCCAGAACATCCCTAGATAAAATGCAAAGGATACAAATACCCCAATTGAAATCGTTCCATTTCCGATAAGAGTAGCACCGTACCAAATTAAAATGGCCGTTCCAATCGCATTAGACATTTCTACGAAAGGTCTAAACATGGCATTCTTTTTAGTTGCATCCTGCCATGAATCATGAGTTTCCGTGTTAACCCCATCAAAGAACTCCATGTTTTCTCGCTCTTGTGTAAAAGATTGTGTAACACGAATCCCTTGAATACTTTCGTTAAGATGTGAATTTAATTTAGATTGTTTAATACGAACCATTTGCCATGAACGTCTGATTTTTCTACGTAGACTTGTAGAGATAAAGAACATAATTGGCAGAATAATCATAACTGCAATCGCTAACTCAGGACTCAGTGTAAATAAAATAACAAAAATACCGATTAACATGATTAAATCCATTAACAAGTTAATAACTCCACTTGTGAATAGCTCTTGCAACGAATTAATGTCATTCAATATTCTTACAAGTATGGAACCTGCAGAACGAGAGTCAAAAAATCGATGTGATAGTTGCTGTACATGTGTAAACAAATGCTTTCTCAAGTCATATATAACGTTTTGACCTAATAAGTTAGTCCATCGGATCCTAAAGACATTTCCTACATACGAAATTGAATATAATACGGCTATAATGATGACGAGTGTAACTAGTAGACTCGTATTTTTATTAGCAATCGCATAGTCAAGTGTATACTTACCGATAATAATTGGCACGATTAATCGAACAGCTGTCGATAGAATCATTGCAAATATAGACAGAGGCAGTAGATTTTTCGAATACGGCTTCATATATGAAAATAGTCTAGAAAGTTGCTGCCAATTAAATGGTTTTTCTATTACTTGTTCTGTTGAATAGTGAAATCGGTCTAAATGCTTTTGATTTTGTTTTCTACCCTTCATAAGTTCCCACCTCCTTATTGACCTTGTGTAACAATTTCTCGATCCTTATATTGAATCTCATATATTCTTTGATATGTGCCTTTGTTTTGAAGTAATTCTTCATGAACTCCTCTTTCAACAACTGCTCCGTTTTCAAGAACAATTATTTCATCTGCATGCTTTAGAGAAGATATACGGTGGGCAATAATGAAAGTGGTACGTCCATTCATTACTTCCTTAAATGCTTTTTGAATTTTGAATTCCGTCTCCATATCTACTGCACTAGTAGCATCATCTAATACAAGAATACTAGGATCAATTAAAATAGCACGAGCAATCGCAATTCTTTGCTTTTGACCACCAGATAGACCCATTCCACGTTCACCAAGCATCGTATCATAGCCATCTGGTAATTCCATGATAAAGTCATGTGCTTGTGCACGCTTTGCTGCATCGATAATACGTTCCATCGATACATCAGGATTTCCATATGAAATGTTAGCTTTAATTGTGGACGAGAACAAGAAAGATTCTTGCATGACAAAGCCAATATTTTTCCTAAGTGTACTTAACGAATAATCCTTAATGTCTGTACCATCTACTAGAATCTGACCTTTAGTTGGCTCGTAGAATCTAGTAATAAGTTGGGTGATACTTGTTTTACCACTACCAGTTGCACCAATTAACCCAATAACTTTACCAGGTGTTGCATCAAAGGTCACATCAGAAAGTGCTTCTTCGTCTTCTTCTTTATACTGAAGAGTAACTGATTTAAATTGAACATGCCCTTCGAGTCTTTCCTTTGCGACGGGGTTTTCTTTCTCATGAATTTCATTGTCAGCTTCTAGGATTTCTAGTAATCTCTCACCAGAAGCCTTGGATTGAGAAAATAGATTGATAACGAATCCTAAGTTCATAATCGGCCACATGATATACCAAACTAAACTAAAAAATGCTACCAATTCCCCAGGCTTTACGGACCCATTAATAACTAAATAACCACCGTACGATAATAAAGCTACAACACATACATTTCCGATAAATTCCATTAACGGAAAGTACTTTGCCCATACGTTCGATGTTGTTAAATACTTCTCTCGATAATCACCATTTGAAGAATTAAATTTATCAATTTCGAAAGACTCTCTTGATAAAGACTTGACGGTATTAATTCCACTAATATTTTCTTGGACTTTCGTATTTAAATTACCAAAAGATTTACGAATTCCCCTAAACGCTGGATGAACCCTTTTATCAAATTTGTAGACAACGAAAGCTAAAAAAGGCAAAGCAGCCATTGTAACTAAAGTTAACGGAACTGAGTAATAAAACATAACTGCTAAACTTAGTGTAATTAATAAAGAAAATCGAAGTAATTCCGCAAAACCAAAAGATAAGAAAAAACGGAACCCTTCAACATCTGCAGTTAATCTTGACATTAAATCCCCAGTTTTCGCATTATCGTAATATCGAAACGGAAGAAACTGTAGCTTTTCGTACAAAGCATTTCTTAGACGATAAACGGAACGAATTCCAAACATATCCCCTAAGTACTGATGGAAAAAAGTAGTTACGCCTTTAACTGTCATAATCGCAATGAAGCCTAATGCAATATACGGCACATACTCG
This genomic interval carries:
- a CDS encoding ABC transporter ATP-binding protein, with translation MKGRKQNQKHLDRFHYSTEQVIEKPFNWQQLSRLFSYMKPYSKNLLPLSIFAMILSTAVRLIVPIIIGKYTLDYAIANKNTSLLVTLVIIIAVLYSISYVGNVFRIRWTNLLGQNVIYDLRKHLFTHVQQLSHRFFDSRSAGSILVRILNDINSLQELFTSGVINLLMDLIMLIGIFVILFTLSPELAIAVMIILPIMFFISTSLRRKIRRSWQMVRIKQSKLNSHLNESIQGIRVTQSFTQERENMEFFDGVNTETHDSWQDATKKNAMFRPFVEMSNAIGTAILIWYGATLIGNGTISIGVFVSFAFYLGMFWEPISRIGQIYNQLLMAMASSERIFEFLDEKPNVAEKDNAERLENIKGRIEFDSVEFAYDEKRKALKGISLEMKAGQTVALVGHTGSGKTTIANLVSRFYDPTSGSVKIDGVDLQDVTLESVRSQISVVLQDTFIFSGTIMDNIRFGNPEASDEEVVKAAQAVGANLFIEKLSNGYLTEVEERGNILSVGERQLISFARALLADPKILILDEATASIDTETEVKIQHALKTLLQNRTAIIIAHRLSTIREADNIFVLDHGEIIEQGNHAQLMDVKGEYYKLVKAQFNMLSAG
- a CDS encoding ABC transporter ATP-binding protein — translated: MEIFKKLKQFYWPYVSYFYWSIFFLLFVTAITVIYPMVLQYTIDDVILAGDYEYVPYIALGFIAIMTVKGVTTFFHQYLGDMFGIRSVYRLRNALYEKLQFLPFRYYDNAKTGDLMSRLTADVEGFRFFLSFGFAELLRFSLLITLSLAVMFYYSVPLTLVTMAALPFLAFVVYKFDKRVHPAFRGIRKSFGNLNTKVQENISGINTVKSLSRESFEIDKFNSSNGDYREKYLTTSNVWAKYFPLMEFIGNVCVVALLSYGGYLVINGSVKPGELVAFFSLVWYIMWPIMNLGFVINLFSQSKASGERLLEILEADNEIHEKENPVAKERLEGHVQFKSVTLQYKEEDEEALSDVTFDATPGKVIGLIGATGSGKTSITQLITRFYEPTKGQILVDGTDIKDYSLSTLRKNIGFVMQESFLFSSTIKANISYGNPDVSMERIIDAAKRAQAHDFIMELPDGYDTMLGERGMGLSGGQKQRIAIARAILIDPSILVLDDATSAVDMETEFKIQKAFKEVMNGRTTFIIAHRISSLKHADEIIVLENGAVVERGVHEELLQNKGTYQRIYEIQYKDREIVTQGQ